In a genomic window of Nodosilinea sp. E11:
- a CDS encoding asparagine synthetase B family protein, whose translation MGWDAIASTAIHPQGCLGYWGYGDEAALGQTLSELVAQTELSDWQRRGLVTPGDSRVALSASGVNADAWVTVTADCLTLGRDAFGRMPLYWMQRDQTIWFASRLRWLLPLVRDQEKLPQVNLAALYGYSCFSYVPTPLTPVAGVRAVPAGIEQTWGGDGAGQVFSPTSHSLVNWRESPTQLEDEATAIAQLQALLKTAVERQIGDLGDEPVGVLLSGGLDSSIVAALLVQAGVRVRAYTLDFGENGLPEWPYAEQVAQFLGIPLVKVEATPRRIREAISATAMALELPFGDGVTVPLYLLNQAASQEVGVIFNGEGGDQLFAGWTNKPLIAASLYQADHPEGIEPFAHQYLRTFHRLWGCEAQVFQPAVLGEIQTLNPEDWLYPALDPTAAQGLLHRLRRATLMLKGAQNIHPRATNLALAQGLRVRSPFCDPDLAQWTFGLAGTLCLRGACEKYILKRAVEPWLPADIVWRPKRGMGVPLTFWCLNEWWRDLGQWLNPGVLAAEGIWQADLAFRTALGDLSGTIQGRRIGEILWLLVMWQQWRSQVLGEPLENPLWPHPFWLPPRVWRYRKRWL comes from the coding sequence ATGGGATGGGATGCGATCGCATCAACAGCAATCCATCCCCAGGGCTGTCTCGGCTACTGGGGCTACGGCGATGAAGCTGCTCTGGGCCAAACCCTGAGCGAGCTGGTGGCCCAAACCGAGCTGAGCGACTGGCAGCGCCGGGGTCTAGTCACTCCTGGGGATAGTCGAGTTGCCCTATCAGCCTCTGGGGTGAATGCCGATGCCTGGGTCACGGTGACCGCTGACTGCCTCACCTTGGGGCGCGATGCCTTTGGCCGCATGCCCCTGTACTGGATGCAGCGCGACCAGACAATTTGGTTTGCCTCGCGGCTGCGATGGCTGCTGCCTCTGGTGCGTGATCAGGAAAAATTACCCCAGGTCAACCTGGCGGCGCTCTACGGCTATAGCTGCTTTTCCTACGTGCCAACGCCCCTTACCCCAGTGGCAGGAGTGAGGGCGGTGCCAGCGGGCATTGAGCAAACTTGGGGGGGTGACGGCGCGGGGCAGGTATTTTCTCCCACCAGCCACAGTCTGGTGAACTGGCGCGAAAGCCCGACCCAGCTAGAGGATGAGGCGACGGCGATCGCCCAGCTTCAGGCCTTGCTCAAAACCGCTGTGGAGCGCCAGATTGGCGATCTGGGGGATGAACCGGTGGGGGTGCTGCTGTCGGGCGGGCTGGATTCCTCCATTGTGGCGGCGCTGCTGGTGCAGGCGGGGGTGCGGGTGCGGGCCTATACCCTCGATTTTGGCGAAAATGGTTTACCGGAATGGCCCTACGCCGAGCAAGTGGCCCAATTTCTGGGGATTCCGCTGGTCAAGGTAGAGGCGACGCCTCGCCGCATTCGCGAGGCTATTTCAGCTACGGCGATGGCGCTGGAGCTACCCTTTGGCGATGGGGTGACGGTGCCCCTGTACCTGCTCAACCAGGCCGCCAGCCAGGAGGTGGGGGTGATCTTTAATGGCGAAGGGGGCGACCAGCTGTTTGCCGGGTGGACGAATAAGCCGCTGATTGCCGCCAGCCTCTACCAGGCCGATCATCCTGAAGGCATCGAACCCTTCGCCCACCAGTACCTGCGCACCTTCCATCGGTTGTGGGGCTGCGAGGCCCAGGTATTTCAGCCTGCGGTGCTGGGCGAAATACAGACGCTGAACCCTGAGGACTGGCTGTACCCGGCCCTCGACCCAACGGCGGCCCAGGGGCTCTTACATCGGCTGCGGCGGGCGACGCTGATGCTGAAGGGGGCGCAGAATATTCACCCTCGGGCGACGAATTTGGCACTGGCTCAGGGGCTGAGGGTGCGATCGCCCTTTTGCGACCCCGACCTGGCCCAGTGGACCTTTGGCCTGGCCGGTACCCTGTGCCTGCGGGGGGCCTGCGAGAAGTACATTCTCAAACGGGCGGTAGAGCCCTGGCTGCCCGCCGACATTGTGTGGCGACCCAAGCGCGGCATGGGGGTGCCCTTAACCTTCTGGTGCTTGAATGAGTGGTGGCGCGATTTGGGTCAATGGCTGAATCCTGGGGTGCTGGCCGCCGAGGGGATCTGGCAGGCCGATCTCGCTTTTCGTACGGCCTTAGGCGACCTCAGCGGTACCATTCAGGGGCGGCGGATTGGTGAAATCCTCTGGCTGCTGGTGATGTGGCAGCAGTGGCGATCGCAGGTGCTGGGCGAACCTTTAGAAAATCCGCTGTGGCCGCACCCGTTTTGGCTACCCCCCCGAGTTTGGAGATACCGCAAGCGATGGCTCTAA
- a CDS encoding WD40 repeat domain-containing protein has product MPKPLLTPTWQTLLADYVTAIAWLPDGSRLAACSAAGEVVLFDARTGASVALREKQGLSVDAIAFSSDGQFLAAGGQDGAVRIWQMAGDGPTLVTELENSRVWVDRLQWHPHRPELAVGLGRYVQVWDAAAQMVIATLHFEASSVLDLAWHPSGDFLVLAGNQSVKTWRREDWDDDPQVRETGGASGAIAISPDGQYLASGNNDRTLLVWEWHNPYPWQMQGFPGKVRQLAWSTAKAQGGAPLLASTSAENVVVWAKAESDAQGWTSQVLDLHSGAVRAIAFQPQSTLLASASEDSWVCLWQKATQAAQVLEGATDGFSTLAWSPQGKYLAAGGDGGEVMVWGQALMGKGFG; this is encoded by the coding sequence ATGCCCAAACCCCTCCTCACCCCCACCTGGCAAACCCTGCTTGCCGACTACGTAACTGCGATCGCATGGCTGCCTGACGGCTCTCGGCTAGCGGCCTGCTCGGCGGCGGGGGAAGTGGTGTTGTTTGACGCCAGGACAGGGGCATCGGTGGCCTTGCGAGAAAAGCAGGGCTTGTCGGTGGATGCGATCGCCTTTTCCTCCGATGGCCAATTTTTGGCGGCGGGGGGGCAAGATGGCGCGGTGAGAATTTGGCAGATGGCAGGGGATGGGCCGACGCTGGTGACTGAGCTGGAAAATTCTAGGGTATGGGTGGACCGTTTGCAGTGGCATCCGCACCGGCCAGAGCTGGCAGTCGGTCTGGGGCGCTACGTCCAGGTGTGGGATGCGGCAGCGCAGATGGTGATAGCGACGCTGCATTTTGAGGCGTCGTCGGTGCTGGATCTGGCCTGGCACCCCAGCGGTGACTTCTTGGTATTGGCGGGCAACCAGAGCGTCAAGACCTGGCGACGAGAGGACTGGGATGACGACCCCCAGGTGCGTGAGACGGGTGGGGCCAGCGGTGCGATCGCTATCTCCCCCGATGGTCAGTACCTGGCCTCGGGCAACAATGATCGCACCCTGCTGGTGTGGGAGTGGCACAACCCCTACCCCTGGCAGATGCAGGGGTTTCCGGGCAAGGTGCGGCAGTTGGCTTGGTCTACGGCTAAGGCCCAGGGGGGTGCGCCGTTGTTGGCTTCTACCAGTGCAGAGAATGTGGTGGTGTGGGCCAAAGCCGAGAGCGATGCCCAGGGCTGGACCTCTCAGGTGCTGGATTTGCACAGTGGGGCGGTGAGGGCGATCGCGTTTCAGCCCCAGTCCACCCTCCTGGCCTCGGCCTCTGAGGATAGCTGGGTCTGTCTATGGCAAAAGGCCACGCAGGCAGCCCAGGTTTTGGAAGGGGCTACGGACGGGTTTTCGACCCTAGCCTGGTCACCCCAGGGCAAGTACCTGGCGGCGGGGGGCGATGGGGGGGAGGTGATGGTCTGGGGGCAGGCGTTGATGGGTAAGGGGTTTGGGTAG